Proteins found in one Bremerella volcania genomic segment:
- the nusA gene encoding transcription termination factor NusA — translation MNPSEVLRIVDAIHRDKKIDKEIVFQAIESALVSASRKYHSEDAEVVINIDRKDGSISGTIDGAPMDPEETVGRIGAQTAKQVIIQKIREAERDALHEEYDELIGQMVNGVVHRSEGGATIVTLDNVESILPRSEQIPGESFHANDRVRAVVFEVRKQGSRVKVVLSRTNKKFVERLFEQEIPEITENVIEIRNISREPGYRSKVAVDSSDQRVDCVGACVGVRGNRIKNIVDELAGERIDIVRWSENPQELITNALQPAEVEEVILCQMMGRAIVLVREDQLSLAIGRRGQNVRLASKLCGWDIEIMLREELEEQIERAVTGFSSIEGITDEVAEQLVGEGFLSYDDLSVIETDAMMEMGEYTEEQVEHIRDMAEQKAEEAEKAMEAERRRIRDEKLKDGSAQ, via the coding sequence ATGAATCCGTCTGAAGTCTTGCGAATCGTTGACGCGATTCACCGGGACAAAAAGATCGACAAGGAAATCGTCTTCCAGGCGATCGAATCGGCATTGGTATCGGCTTCGCGCAAGTACCACTCCGAAGACGCCGAGGTCGTGATCAACATCGATCGGAAAGATGGGTCCATCAGCGGGACCATCGATGGCGCACCCATGGACCCGGAAGAAACGGTGGGCCGTATCGGTGCGCAAACTGCCAAACAAGTCATCATCCAAAAGATTCGCGAAGCCGAACGCGACGCACTGCACGAAGAATACGACGAACTGATCGGCCAGATGGTCAACGGCGTCGTGCATCGCAGTGAAGGGGGCGCGACGATCGTCACCCTAGATAACGTCGAATCGATTCTGCCTCGCAGCGAACAAATTCCTGGTGAATCGTTCCATGCGAATGACCGTGTGCGCGCGGTTGTGTTCGAGGTGCGCAAGCAGGGAAGCCGCGTGAAGGTGGTTCTCAGCCGTACCAATAAGAAGTTCGTGGAACGCCTGTTCGAACAGGAAATCCCGGAAATCACCGAAAACGTGATCGAAATCCGCAACATCAGTCGCGAGCCCGGCTACCGCAGTAAGGTAGCCGTCGATAGCTCGGACCAGCGCGTCGACTGCGTCGGTGCCTGCGTGGGTGTTCGCGGGAACCGCATTAAAAACATCGTGGATGAACTCGCCGGCGAACGGATCGATATCGTTCGTTGGAGCGAAAATCCGCAAGAACTGATCACCAATGCTCTTCAGCCTGCCGAGGTCGAGGAAGTGATTCTGTGCCAGATGATGGGTCGTGCCATCGTTCTGGTTCGCGAGGATCAGCTTTCCCTGGCAATCGGTCGCCGAGGGCAAAACGTCCGCCTGGCCAGCAAGCTATGCGGATGGGACATCGAGATCATGCTCCGCGAAGAACTCGAAGAGCAGATCGAACGCGCCGTGACCGGCTTCAGCTCCATCGAAGGCATCACCGACGAAGTGGCCGAGCAGCTCGTGGGGGAAGGGTTCCTTTCCTATGACGATCTCTCAGTCATCGAAACCGACGCCATGATGGAAATGGGTGAATACACGGAAGAACAAGTTGAACACATTCGCGATATGGCGGAACAAAAGGCGGAAGAGGCCGAAAAGGCCATGGAAGCCGAGCGTCGCCGTATTCGTGATGAGAAGCTTAAAGACGGCTCCGCGCAATGA
- a CDS encoding ABC transporter ATP-binding protein, translating into MAKVVLNQVSKRFSDTVAAVRELNLEVADQEFLVLVGPSGCGKTTTLRMIAGLEDVSGGVITIGDRNVTHVSPKDRDIAMVFQNYALYPHMTVRRNMSFGLQLRYGGNIVSRLWRRLKDAQSAAEREKQYQQIPTKVDQVAGTLGISKLLDRYPRELSGGERQRVALGRAIVRQPAAFLFDEPLSNLDAKLRVEMRRELKELHRRLGATMIYVTHDQVEAMTLGDRIAVMDQGVLQQVGSPSEVYHKPANRFVASFLGTPGMNLLEGELVEENGQVQFRASGVQLKVSANQRPELKPSSSRKIVLGVRPEDILLTEESSADCPQAGRGQVELVESLGDTGYVHIRLPGETPGSEELPRITAKANGAMLSGDLEARPVPMAFRADSLHWFDVATGLRLSPAGRD; encoded by the coding sequence ATGGCGAAAGTCGTTCTAAATCAAGTTAGTAAACGATTTTCCGACACGGTTGCTGCTGTTCGTGAGTTGAATTTAGAGGTCGCCGACCAGGAATTCCTGGTACTGGTGGGTCCCAGTGGTTGTGGAAAGACGACCACGCTGCGGATGATCGCCGGTCTCGAGGATGTTTCCGGCGGTGTGATCACCATCGGGGACCGAAACGTCACCCACGTCTCGCCGAAAGATCGGGACATCGCCATGGTTTTCCAAAACTATGCGTTGTATCCCCACATGACGGTGCGACGAAACATGTCGTTCGGTCTGCAGCTTCGTTACGGAGGGAACATTGTTTCTCGTCTGTGGCGACGCTTGAAAGATGCCCAAAGCGCGGCAGAGCGTGAAAAGCAGTATCAGCAGATTCCGACCAAGGTCGACCAGGTGGCCGGCACGTTGGGAATCAGCAAACTGCTGGATCGCTACCCGCGAGAGCTTTCGGGCGGGGAGCGTCAACGGGTAGCCCTAGGGCGGGCTATTGTGCGACAGCCAGCTGCCTTTTTGTTTGATGAGCCTTTGTCGAATCTCGATGCGAAACTTCGCGTGGAGATGCGACGAGAATTAAAAGAACTTCACCGTCGCCTTGGTGCGACGATGATATACGTCACCCATGATCAGGTCGAAGCGATGACGCTCGGAGATCGGATCGCGGTGATGGACCAAGGAGTTCTCCAGCAAGTCGGTTCGCCGAGCGAGGTTTACCACAAGCCTGCCAATCGGTTCGTCGCCAGCTTCCTGGGAACCCCTGGCATGAACTTGCTCGAGGGTGAGTTGGTTGAAGAGAATGGCCAGGTTCAATTCCGCGCTTCCGGCGTGCAGTTGAAAGTGAGTGCCAACCAGCGTCCCGAGTTAAAACCAAGCAGTTCGAGGAAAATAGTCCTTGGAGTTCGCCCGGAAGACATCCTTTTAACCGAGGAGTCTTCTGCCGACTGCCCCCAGGCAGGACGCGGACAGGTCGAACTGGTCGAATCGCTGGGAGATACGGGCTACGTCCATATTCGTCTTCCTGGCGAGACACCTGGCAGTGAAGAGCTGCCACGTATCACGGCCAAAGCCAACGGCGCCATGTTAAGCGGCGACCTGGAAGCTCGGCCCGTGCCGATGGCATTCAGGGCCGACTCGCTGCATTGGTTTGACGTAGCAACAGGTCTTCGTCTATCGCCCGCCGGGCGAGACTGA